From a single Streptomyces aurantiacus genomic region:
- a CDS encoding DUF6233 domain-containing protein, protein MATVQQREAEQERGRQRRPAEPEWFAELGIGDGRPPIEVHAGGCYAAGKRRRPVVRDEARRLLASGVQACSHCQPDTAPGHPRLTRPAGPRQCGALTGPRPPAPPRLAPRVSLRSLPSGTGRP, encoded by the coding sequence ATCGCCACCGTCCAGCAGCGGGAAGCCGAGCAGGAACGCGGGCGGCAGAGACGGCCCGCGGAGCCGGAATGGTTCGCCGAACTCGGCATCGGCGACGGACGCCCGCCCATCGAGGTCCATGCGGGCGGCTGCTACGCGGCGGGCAAGCGACGGCGCCCGGTCGTCCGTGACGAGGCCCGCCGGCTCCTCGCTTCAGGAGTGCAGGCGTGCAGCCATTGCCAGCCCGACACCGCCCCTGGACATCCTCGACTTACCCGTCCGGCCGGCCCTCGCCAGTGCGGCGCACTGACCGGGCCCCGCCCCCCTGCGCCTCCTCGCCTCGCTCCCCGCGTTTCCCTCCGCTCTCTTCCCTCTGGAACAGGACGTCCCTGA